In the genome of Lactuca sativa cultivar Salinas chromosome 3, Lsat_Salinas_v11, whole genome shotgun sequence, the window tgtattttcaagaggtttagtacctaagcttaggtagggctgtaatgtatattcccttttcccatatatatatatatatatatatatatatatatatatatatatatatatatatatatatatatatatataaagacagattttcaaattttaaattgctTCGCTATTTAAGGAAACTCTTGCACATGTTTACTGGGTTTAGGCTTCAAGTTGCAAACTGGAAATGTAATCTCAAATTTTCACTCAACGATTTTGCACATAATTTCAATCTACCTCTTCAATGGCCTTTCAACCCAATCACATCACCCACTACCCACCTCACTCCGCCGCGGCTGGACACCCGTATGTTTCCTTGCTTCAGAATTCTCCCCAGAATCAACTCACTTTCCACTATAATCCCAACGCGTTAAGACTACGCGCCACCCTAAAATGTTTCATCTTATTTCTCATTCAGAATCAACTCACTTTCCACTCTTGGGGCTACTGCTCAACCTAGGTTATCTCGTGTTCCATGTTAAAacattaaatttaaaaatatttaggTTCTTCAATTTAGCTACTTAGGGTGTTTAGGatttgcttcttcttcttcttcttcttcttcttcttcttcttcttcttcttcttcttcttcttcttcttcttcttcttcttttaattTAAAAGTATTTATTGCCTTATGTTCTAAGTAACGTGGTTTAAAATAATATTTGGATTAGTTCAACTATTATAAGTTTAGTTCAACTTTGTATTGCAGCTTTACTTCTAATTTGTACTGCAATTTTATTTCAACTTTGTATTTTGTTAAATTACCAAATTTTGTGGTTTCATTGCATTGTATGCAGTATGTTCAGTCGTATTCTTAAGAGAACCATTTTAACTTTTTAAGGTTATCTCTAAATCGATGTGCATTCGACATGTTCGTTATGAAATCGAAGCAAATTAAAAGTCTTTGAATGGTTAAGAAACATTACTTTTCTTTGAATTTTGAATCATTAAGTATTTGAATCATTTACCAACACTCTTAATACAAAAATGTTAAGTGCATGTAAAAAGATAACTTAATCactttttttgtctttttttttaaaaaaaaaacttattttgattttatatgtttttaatgtaATCAATATTAGTAAATGGTGAAACCAAAGGTGGGCATCCAATATTATTACACACTTGATATTTTATGTAAAAACAATTTAGTTAATCATGTATGGCAAACTAAATGAAAAAGACCAACTGTTAGGGAAAAGCCAAGGTCTTGCTATGATTTCTTCAACAAAATATTTATTATCTCTGTACCAACTGAGAAATGACTATTCATGATTCCATAATTGAATATACGGATTCCAAATTAGAGGAATATATGGTGAAACTTTGTTTAAAATGATGTGACAGAAAGCCATATGCGATTTGAAGGACACGATCCAATGTGGATTTTTGTTCTTACATCCacaattttatattatatatgaaTGAAGGTGTTTTTGGCTCCGTGCCCTTTGTTCCTTTGTACGCAAGTCTATGATCCTTCTTTTTTTATTGAGTTGTAATGCAAATAGTTCATGTTGGAGCTTGTGTAGAAAGTATTGATTGATTTCTTAGGCACAACAATCTAGGGTTAACGCCAATTAATAAATTGGAACAACTTTGTAAATATATATTCGACATAGAAATTAAAAGGATCGGTTCGAGCAAATTTTCGATAAAAGAAAATCGTTGGAATTACAAAACTTTTTTGATCCACAGTGTATCGCACATGAATCAACCATCGGTATGATTctagaaaaaaatcaaaaaatgggTACGTTGCTACCATTTTGAAAGGATTAAGAAGCACTGAAATAATGTGTAAACCAGTTAAGAACCAATGGTTTAAAACAAAGACAAAGGATCTCTGAACAAAGAAACGCCGTTTCAATTGTCTCAAAAATCGGAATAAAGAATCCAAATAGAGCTTCAACGAGACAAAAGGGGGTTTACGACCACTCAATAAAAAATATCTTAAGTTTCTTTATTATTTGATGATGACTAAACTTGAGTTATGAGTACAAATAATTTTCTAGTTTTTAGGAAGGAAGCTAAATAAAAGCGACTATGATTTAAATTATAGGCTAATATACTTTACAAATCCCTTTACtatttattatagttttatccataGAAAAAACTTCAAATCATTTTATTTGTCTTGATTCGTACAAGGAGAAAATTTTCTATACATTTTTTTAGTCATCTATCTGCAATTGATGTTTGATCGATCCCAAAGAGAAGGAAGAGATCTTCAGAAAGTGAGTTTTTATGATCCGATCAAGAATCAAACTTATTTGAATGTTTCCGTTATTCTCTATTTTCTTGAAAATGACGATCATCCTACAACAATTGTcaaaacatattttaaaaaaggCTGAGGTTTTAAGGAACTTTGCCCTAATCAAgtgaaatttaattaaattaagaaaataaaaactaaaagtaGGATGGTGATTTCTATATAattttggatatcttttctaaaCTATGTTTTTTTTCTTGCTCTATTAGTATCTATTTATCATtgtttttatagaatttttaCTAACCTTATTTGACTGATCGTtacaaaatccaaaaaaattgtGAAAAAACTACTGTAAAGACTTGTTATCTGCTATGCAACCATTTTGatcttgtgaaaaaaaaaaaaaaactaaataacaTATTTTGGAGAATTTGTCATCTTAAAACCATAAGTTACACGATAATCCTAATTATCAAGTCCATACTATGAAAACAGAGTTCGGTATCATTGACAAGAATATTCCGTTGGATCATATCAGTATTTCAAAAAAGAATACACTTTTGTTTTAACATTAAACTTAACACGTGAAAAACAGAAGAAAGATGACAATATCATATCCATAAACAGAAATATAgacaaattttcaactttcaATTGCTTCGCTATTTATCGAAACTCTTGCAGATGTTTACTGGGTTTAGGCTTCAAGATGCAGATTACAAATGTAATAACAAACTTTCAATCATTAACGATTTTGCACATAATTTCAATTTACCACTTCAATGGCCGATCAAACCAGACACATCACCGGAAACCGAGGTCACTCCGGCGCCACTGTACACCCTTATGTTTCCCGGCCTCCGAATGCTGCACAGAATCAACCCACATTCAACTCTAATCCAAACGCGTCAAGACTACGCGCCACTCTACACTGTTTCATCATCATTCTCGTCGGCTTTATCATCACCATCgtcatctttttcttcttttcctGGATGTTGTGGCTCGATCTTAACTCACGTCATCCTCTGTTTCGTGTAGAAACATTAACCCTATCCAATTTCAGTATTTCGTCGAACTCACTGATTTCCGGCAAGTTGGACGCCAATTTCGTTGTTCGGAACCCTAGTCTGAGAAATACTCTTTACTATGATAAAATCGAAGCTGATCTGTTTTACAAATCAGATTTAATTTCAGTGGCTATTTTGCTGCCTTTCATGCAGGGAACCAATAATGAGACAGCGATTAGGGCGACCTTTGCTTCTTTGACAGGGCATGTCGATGATCGAGATCGAGATAGCATCATCAATGGTGAGAAGATGATAAAGTTTAAAGTGGTGATGATAGTTAGGGTTAAGGCTAGTGCTTGGGGGGTTGGAAGGACGACCTTCAGTGTTTATTGCTATAATTTACGAATTGGGATTTCTTCGAAAGGTAATGGTGGAACTCTGGTTGGTGGTTCCAAGAAATGCCCGGTGGTTGTCTAAGGCTCTAAGCGTGACTGTGACTTACTGAATGGTTTTCAAGGAAAATTCTGGTGTTCTTCAATTTCTCAATTGAAATCTACTATATGGTGTTTAGGATTTGCTTATGTTTTTTCAATTTAAATGTATAGTAGCATATATTCTAAGGTTAGTAGCTTATAAACTGgtttaaagaaaagaaaaaagattAGTTCTAACTATTataattttagttcaacttagtaTTGGAGCTTTAGTTTTAATTTTGTATtgtaattttagttaatttttgtattttattaCATAAAAACTTTTATGGTTTCATTGGGTTGTATGTTTAGTTGTATTCTAAACGAACCCATTTAGAGGTTATTTTTGTGTCGATCATCAATCATTATGAGTCGTATTTGATATGGCCTATGAACAAATCAAAAGTCTTTAGGCTAACTGGTAAGGGAGGAGTTTCACACGTCTTGGGCTAAGGTGGTGCGCCTCCCCATGCGTGAACACCGCCCCAAGTCCGGTTGGTTGCATGTGGCGGGAGGCGGAAGAAGGGTGAAGATGCTAGCTTTGATTGGCCGTTCAATTTTGGAACGTTATATTTGACCGTTTGATGCTTAAAAAacatctttttattattttttcaaattCTCTCTATATATACATTCATTTTACACATAATTTCTACTAAACGACACCcatattttttcaaaacaaacacACACATTAAACCAAAAAATGGATAATTTTCCACCTCCGATTTCTTCGTCATCCGATGATAACAATTCTGATGAGGATTTGATTTTGTGTATGTTGTTGTCCGCGACACGAGACATGATACATGAGAGGGGTGAAAGTTCAAATGTCGAAAAAAGCCTAGAAAATGGATCAACCGGGATCGAGAGGCGGCACATGAACTTTTGGTACGTGATTACCTTGTCATTGATAGTTTATATGATCTATCGAAATTTGAAGAacgttttcgtattagtagaaaTTTATTTTTACGTATAGCTAGACATTTGGCATGTAATTATGAAATTTCCAATTACGATGGGATGCTAGAGgtaaactgtaacgcccgtagatccgggctagtcaatttagcggCAATAGGGGTCggaaatgacttttcgacaaaagattattaagaataaataatctcaaccaagttttagtatatgttacaaggtttccgtacatataaagagagtcgaaatccgagttataacgaagaagttatgacccgtcgaaatctcgcgacagaaccgacacgataccgggaggcgtaaatagtgaatttacgatagagcaagatttagccttagagatctaaacgaaagttgtagtatatgttaaaccgatagtgtgcataaaaagaacatccaaatctgacttcgtatgaggaagttatgatttttctaagatttagcatagcagtacacagcccgaaatctgagttttagatcggtcgatttttagccaaaataatctaaacgataaatgaagatatcattaataggagttaaacgataaaaagacagtcgaaaacggagctcgtatgagaaagatatggacgaagcttagtccctactcttcgagcgttgcgaattcgatacagttttgtaaatttgagatagagtgagaattagccggcgggatctaaacgaaagttgtagtactcgtaaataccaacgcatggatataaagaacgtcgataatagagctcgtatgcgaaagttatggacgaagcttagtctctacttttcgagcgcggcgaattcgatacagttttgtaaatccgagatagaatgagaattagccaacgaggtctaaatgggagttgaagatctcattaataggaactcaacagtaaaaagaca includes:
- the LOC111918455 gene encoding NDR1/HIN1-like protein 10 is translated as MADQTRHITGNRGHSGATVHPYVSRPPNAAQNQPTFNSNPNASRLRATLHCFIIILVGFIITIVIFFFFSWMLWLDLNSRHPLFRVETLTLSNFSISSNSLISGKLDANFVVRNPSLRNTLYYDKIEADLFYKSDLISVAILLPFMQGTNNETAIRATFASLTGHVDDRDRDSIINGEKMIKFKVVMIVRVKASAWGVGRTTFSVYCYNLRIGISSKGNGGTLVGGSKKCPVVV